The proteins below come from a single Serratia ficaria genomic window:
- a CDS encoding helix-turn-helix domain-containing protein, producing MAKPLSHRIDKLDPAVVAAARQKADQEIFELRLAMLREELAVSQVELAKRLGISQPSVANLEKRGSEIKLSSLKRYIEAMGGTLSLDVRLPNGQHRRMTL from the coding sequence ATGGCCAAACCTTTATCCCATCGGATCGATAAGCTCGATCCCGCCGTCGTTGCGGCGGCCAGGCAAAAAGCGGACCAAGAAATTTTTGAACTGCGGCTGGCGATGCTGCGGGAAGAGTTGGCGGTTTCGCAGGTCGAGCTGGCGAAGCGGCTTGGCATCAGCCAACCCTCAGTCGCCAACCTGGAAAAACGCGGCAGCGAGATAAAACTGTCTTCGCTTAAACGCTATATAGAAGCCATGGGCGGTACGCTGTCGCTGGATGTCCGACTGCCCAACGGCCAGCACCGCCGCATGACGCTGTGA
- a CDS encoding type II toxin-antitoxin system RelE/ParE family toxin: MWQVATVEIFDAWFLSLSGDQQKSILAGIFKLQEFGPQLARPYADTLHFPGSIHRMKELRIQHRGHPFRFFFAFDPQRQAVLLCGGDKTGDKRFCQRLLPIAAREFSHYLATQR; the protein is encoded by the coding sequence ATGTGGCAGGTCGCGACCGTCGAAATATTCGACGCCTGGTTTTTATCGCTGAGTGGCGACCAGCAAAAAAGCATCCTGGCGGGGATTTTCAAACTGCAGGAATTCGGCCCCCAGCTGGCAAGGCCATATGCCGACACGCTGCATTTTCCCGGTTCAATACACCGCATGAAAGAGCTGCGCATTCAACACCGCGGCCACCCGTTTCGGTTTTTTTTCGCCTTCGATCCACAACGGCAGGCGGTGCTGTTGTGCGGTGGCGACAAAACCGGCGACAAGCGTTTCTGCCAGCGCCTGTTGCCCATCGCCGCCAGGGAGTTCTCACATTATCTGGCAACCCAGAGGTAA
- the lysA gene encoding diaminopimelate decarboxylase, whose product MPRPLNDSSTALNAANLLDLPQRFGCPVWAYDADIISRRIAQLRRFDVIRFAQKACSNIHILRLMREQGVKVDSVSLGEIERALQAGFQPGGEPSEIVFTADVLDQATLARVSELKIPVNAGSIDMLEQLGQASAGHPVWLRINPGFGHGHSQKTNTGGENSKHGIWHADLPQAVEKIQRYGLKLIGVHMHIGSGVDYQHLERVCDAMVQQVIALGQDISAISAGGGLSIPYLSGEEAIDTEHYFGLWNSARERIAAHLGHPVHLEIEPGRFLMAEAGVLVAEVRAVKDMGSRHFVLVDAGFNDLMRPAMYGSYHHISLLPADGRDTAQQPLRETVIAGPLCESGDVFTQQAGGGVETRELPPVKVGDYLVFHDTGAYGSSMSSNYNSRPLLPEVLFENGEPRLIRRRQTIEELIALELI is encoded by the coding sequence ATGCCTCGCCCGTTGAACGACAGCTCCACCGCCCTGAACGCCGCTAACCTGCTGGATTTGCCGCAGCGCTTTGGCTGCCCGGTTTGGGCCTATGACGCGGATATCATCAGCCGGCGCATCGCTCAGCTGCGCCGTTTCGACGTGATCCGCTTTGCCCAGAAGGCCTGTTCGAACATTCATATTCTGCGCCTGATGCGCGAACAGGGGGTGAAGGTGGACTCGGTATCGCTGGGGGAGATTGAACGCGCGCTGCAGGCCGGTTTCCAGCCCGGCGGCGAGCCGAGCGAGATCGTGTTTACCGCCGACGTGCTGGATCAGGCTACGCTGGCGCGCGTCAGCGAGCTGAAGATCCCGGTTAACGCCGGGTCCATCGACATGCTGGAGCAGCTTGGCCAGGCATCTGCGGGGCATCCGGTGTGGCTGCGCATCAACCCGGGTTTCGGCCATGGGCACAGCCAGAAAACCAATACCGGCGGCGAAAACAGCAAGCACGGCATTTGGCATGCCGATTTGCCGCAGGCGGTGGAAAAAATTCAACGGTATGGGCTGAAGCTGATCGGCGTGCATATGCATATAGGTTCCGGCGTCGACTACCAGCATCTGGAGCGCGTCTGCGATGCGATGGTGCAGCAGGTGATCGCGCTCGGTCAGGACATCAGCGCCATTTCCGCCGGCGGCGGTTTGTCGATCCCTTACCTGTCTGGCGAAGAGGCGATTGATACCGAACACTATTTTGGCCTGTGGAACAGCGCGCGCGAACGCATCGCCGCCCATCTGGGCCATCCGGTGCACCTGGAGATCGAACCGGGGCGCTTCCTGATGGCGGAGGCCGGGGTGCTGGTGGCCGAAGTGCGCGCGGTGAAAGACATGGGCAGCCGCCATTTCGTGCTGGTGGACGCCGGTTTCAACGACTTGATGCGGCCGGCGATGTACGGCAGCTATCACCATATTTCGCTGCTGCCGGCGGATGGCCGCGATACGGCGCAGCAGCCGCTGCGAGAGACGGTGATCGCCGGGCCGCTGTGCGAATCCGGTGACGTCTTTACCCAACAGGCGGGCGGCGGGGTGGAAACTCGCGAGCTGCCGCCGGTGAAGGTCGGCGATTATCTGGTGTTCCACGACACCGGCGCTTACGGTTCGTCGATGTCTTCCAACTACAACAGCCGCCCGCTGCTGCCGGAAGTGCTGTTCGAAAACGGCGAGCCGCGCTTGATCCGCCGCCGCCAGACCATCGAAGAGTTGATCGCGCTGGAACTGATCTGA
- a CDS encoding LacI family DNA-binding transcriptional regulator has translation MITMLDVSIRAGVSKATVSRVLNGTGQVKKSTREAVFRAMDELGYRPNFLAQSLANRSSNSIGLVVSNFDGPYFGRLLRQAAKQIEASGKHLIVTDGHDTPEDELQAVQLLADRRCDAIVLYTRFMSEDALMNLLEKLPVPVMVINRDLPQARARCVFFEQQQAAFHAVDYLVRQGHRDIACITGPIATPTAQARLAGYQQALAHHRIAFDDARVAYGDNRVESGYQGARRLLASGTAFSALFACNDDMAVGAMKALHEGGKRLPQDVSLFGFDDEPSAAYLQPALSTVYLPIDSMIEAAISQAFRLINGDKVQPLAPFTGELKLRDSVAPGPYAG, from the coding sequence ATGATCACCATGCTGGATGTTTCCATTCGCGCGGGGGTGTCCAAAGCCACGGTTTCGCGCGTGCTGAATGGCACCGGCCAGGTGAAAAAAAGCACCCGCGAGGCGGTGTTCAGGGCGATGGATGAGCTGGGCTATCGGCCGAATTTTTTGGCGCAGTCGCTGGCGAACAGGAGCTCCAACAGCATCGGCCTGGTGGTCTCCAATTTCGACGGCCCCTACTTTGGCCGCCTGCTGCGCCAGGCCGCCAAGCAAATTGAAGCCAGCGGCAAACACCTGATCGTCACCGACGGCCACGATACGCCGGAGGATGAACTGCAGGCGGTGCAGCTGTTGGCCGATCGCCGCTGCGACGCCATCGTGCTCTATACCCGCTTCATGTCCGAAGACGCGCTGATGAACCTGCTGGAAAAGCTGCCGGTACCGGTGATGGTGATCAATCGCGATCTGCCGCAGGCGCGCGCGCGCTGCGTGTTCTTCGAGCAGCAACAGGCGGCCTTCCATGCGGTGGATTATCTGGTTCGCCAGGGGCATCGCGATATCGCCTGCATTACCGGCCCGATCGCCACGCCGACCGCGCAGGCGCGGCTGGCGGGTTATCAACAGGCACTGGCGCACCATCGCATCGCTTTCGACGACGCCCGCGTCGCTTATGGCGACAATCGCGTGGAGAGCGGTTATCAGGGCGCCCGCCGCTTGCTGGCCAGCGGAACCGCCTTCAGCGCGCTGTTCGCCTGCAATGACGACATGGCGGTCGGCGCGATGAAGGCGCTGCATGAGGGCGGCAAACGCCTGCCGCAGGACGTTTCGCTGTTCGGCTTCGACGACGAACCCAGCGCCGCCTACCTGCAACCCGCCCTCTCCACCGTTTACCTGCCGATCGACAGCATGATTGAAGCCGCCATCAGCCAGGCGTTCCGCTTGATCAACGGTGACAAAGTGCAGCCGTTGGCGCCGTTCACCGGCGAACTGAAACTGCGCGACTCGGTAGCGCCCGGCCCCTACGCCGGTTAA
- the galR gene encoding HTH-type transcriptional regulator GalR: MATIKDVARLAGVSVATVSRVINNSPKASEGSRAAVQAAMAQLQYHPNANARALAQQSTETLGLIVSDVSDPFFGAMVKAVEQVAYATHNFLLIGNGYHEAEKERQAIEQLVRHRCAALVVHAKRLTDQELSGWMQQIPGMVLINRTLPGFETRCVALDDRYGAWLATRHLIQQGHQRIAIICSTHQISDATDRLQGYLDALQEHGIAVDEKLIAYGEPDEVGGEQAMTELLGRGKNFTAVTCYNDPMAAGALSVLSDNSVDVPGQISLIGFDDVLISRYLRPRLTTIRYPIVAMATQAAELALALANRQPLPEITNMFSPTLVRRHSVASINNVYEQS, from the coding sequence ATGGCTACGATAAAGGATGTTGCCAGGCTGGCGGGTGTTTCCGTGGCCACGGTATCCCGCGTGATAAACAATTCCCCCAAGGCCAGCGAAGGCTCGCGCGCTGCGGTGCAGGCCGCCATGGCGCAGCTGCAGTATCACCCCAACGCCAACGCCCGCGCGCTGGCGCAGCAATCGACCGAGACGCTCGGCCTGATCGTCTCCGACGTTTCCGACCCCTTCTTCGGCGCGATGGTGAAAGCGGTCGAACAGGTGGCCTACGCCACCCACAATTTCCTGCTGATTGGCAACGGTTACCATGAGGCCGAGAAAGAGCGCCAGGCGATCGAACAGCTGGTGCGGCACCGCTGCGCCGCGCTGGTGGTGCACGCCAAGCGGCTGACCGATCAGGAGCTCAGCGGTTGGATGCAGCAGATCCCGGGCATGGTGCTGATCAACCGCACGCTGCCGGGCTTCGAGACGCGCTGCGTAGCGCTGGACGACCGCTATGGCGCCTGGCTGGCGACCCGCCACCTGATCCAGCAGGGCCATCAGCGCATCGCCATTATCTGTTCCACCCACCAGATTTCCGACGCCACCGATCGTCTGCAGGGGTATCTCGACGCGCTGCAGGAGCACGGCATCGCGGTGGACGAGAAGCTGATTGCCTATGGCGAGCCGGATGAAGTCGGCGGCGAGCAGGCGATGACCGAACTGCTTGGCCGCGGAAAAAACTTCACCGCCGTCACCTGTTACAACGACCCGATGGCCGCCGGCGCACTCTCGGTGCTGAGCGACAACAGCGTTGACGTGCCGGGGCAAATTTCACTGATTGGTTTTGATGACGTGCTGATTTCACGCTACCTGCGGCCGCGCCTGACCACCATCCGCTACCCGATCGTGGCGATGGCGACCCAGGCGGCGGAGCTGGCGCTGGCGCTGGCCAACCGCCAGCCGCTGCCGGAAATCACCAACATGTTCAGCCCTACGCTGGTGCGGCGCCATTCGGTCGCCAGCATCAACAACGTTTACGAACAGAGTTAA